The following nucleotide sequence is from Hylaeus volcanicus isolate JK05 chromosome 3, UHH_iyHylVolc1.0_haploid, whole genome shotgun sequence.
AAATTCTGTGTTCATTGAGTATGCGAGAGCGGTTTGCGCACCGTCGCCGTAAATAGTCAGAaaccttcttttaatttctgtaagaTACAAAAATGCCCTGGACTTTTGAAACTCCTTTAAAGCGAAAATAGTATCGAGTTTATACGTTGTACTctaaattgtagtttcttaaaaCTTTTGCAACTACTCACATCATCCGTGatacacatgtatataatgttattCTCGCAGATGTAATGAAACAAATAAGATCCGTGCGAGTACGTTAACTTGTCGTTTTGAGGAGGAATTCGGGCAAGAAATATCTCCGTGAATTCTTGAAAGTTTCCAGCACAGGTGGCATGTTTCACGAGTATCGTAGGCCCTCTGGCCACcactgtatacaaaattgGCATGGCGAACACTGAAACAGATGCAAAATACCAACTTAAATTTGTGCTTTTGTTTCTGTGAAAAATAGTGAGCACGATGTAATTAACCCAGAGAAATCTACCCTCCACATGATAATGTTATGTTTACAATTGAATCTTCTTATCTGCTATCGAACAGAACACTACCAAAAACAAGATATTGCTACAGCGAACAAGGGGTACAAATAATAGCGATAGTTATTGCTCAAACGACGAAACaatgtttgaatttataaacaaagacGGTCaaaggaaacaattttcacgGATGATTCATAACACGTCATAGTTCCTAACCTTCAAACAATGGTCGACGCTTTGTACAATTTATCGCTTACGTTTCAGACATGAACACCGACAAAATATCATCATCTAATATGCATTTCAGTTCGTCCAAGTAAACAATCAAAAGTTCTTGCGACTTACCTCAACAAAATCAGATGACGTAAACAGAGAAATGataatttcttcgtttcgatgTTGTACGTATCTTTAAAATGGACACTGAACAGTCACCCTTTTGAAAACGTATCTGTGAACTGTTAACTGTCACTTTATAACAAAAGATTCAAGGGAATCAAAACACCTGTTCCGTGGTTTAACACATTCACAAAGTCACGACTTATGACTGCGTCGCTCGTATATGACATATGACAATCGCTGACTTATTaatactagtggcgccatcggtgggaaaacgcccaagtttattgtgaaaatagttcctacTGCTGTTGGTAGATGGCGTGTGTCTAGTACccgtggcgccatcggtgagaaAATGGCCAAGCTCGTAGTGAAAATGGTTCCCACTGTTTCTACTAGATGGCGTCGATAACTATTGCTGCCttaaataactatttgtaaaaatgatagttaaaataatatattatactgtTGTAAGGCAAGAGTCGTGTTAATTATGcattaatgaataattcattaaaagcTATCAATGGCGCCACCGTACAGAAACactgggaactattttcacacGTTTTATCGTTCCTCAGTTATTTTTACATATCCATAAATCATAGAGATATGCAAAAATCTATATTCAAATGGTTCACTTTGCGTCAGCTTATCTTTATCAGcatttattatagtaaaatgtatttcgaTGTGTGTTGAAAAACTCGAAAATGGTAGGGATGCGCATGGCAATTGTCAAGTCGATGAATAGGGCGGCTAATAAATCAGTTTTAAGGGTTTAGAAGTTGCGTGAGGTTCGATGACTCCTCACACGTGATCGCGCCCTATCGAGTACACCGATTGTGCCTACCAGAACAGGGAAGGGAGATAGCAGAACGTAAGCGTGGATAGATAACGGTAAGTTCGTCGCGGCTCGCGAGGAAGAACACGGTCGCTCGATCTCGGGAAGCCCACATTGGTTTCAGTTCGGTGTCGACCGGCCTGTGTACCACCATCTCAGGGTCTCCTCCGACTATTGACCGCGTCCGTAAAATTGGTTCCTCTTTAAGGATTCCTGCAACTTTACCGATGATTCTGGGTAAGTATTCTACTTTATAGAGTCAATATCGAATCAGTTCGAATCTTTCTTTCACCGGTATTGATTTTGTCTCGTCGCGACATATCAGGGATTCCGGGATTCGTCGATTAAGGTTCAATTGGAAACCGTTGTGTCTTAACAACGATTAATATGAATCGAATGCGCCGCGTCAGAGTcggtttttatttcttcttcttggtACGTTGTGAACCGGTCAAGAGTAAACAATTGTGTGAAATTGCGACAAGCGTAGGGGCACGCAGTCAATTGTAACGGAAAACTCGTGTTACCCTCGTAAGCTACGCATTTTATAAGCCtacgtttatatttaatttgctgTTTATCGCTGGTCGAGGTCGTGGCACCAACCGTGCGAGATAGCATTCTACTATTTTTTCCGGTCATCCATCCTTAGGGAAACAATGTTGGATCGATTCCAGTGATAACTATACTTGAACAACGATACGTTCAATACTCTAGCATGAGATTAGCGCGCATCTCGTAACTCATACTCGGCTCTCTCGTTAGCGTTAATTTGCATCATTGTTTGCACGTTGGAGAGCGACGCCCGTGGTATTGATTCCACGCAAAGAGTGCGTTGTCACATCACGCCACGAggcattcaatattttgaacGCTAGTGGAAGAGAAACAGATGTATCGGTAAATATCGGGTAAGACGGAATTGACGTGAATTCGCGATGACTTGCGATTAGAAGACCAAGTCTGAACGTTCTATATTCcaataacattataaaatgGCTAGTCAACCTACATATGTACATAAGTCGTGACGCAGCGGGTAAAAAAAGAGTATaagaaaaggagaaacaaAGAGCAATATTCTATGCACATTTTCGAAAGCGCACGAACCTCTTTAACCTACTTTCCCGCGACAGTATCGACGACACGAGACATTTTACTACGAACAAATTGTGCAAATCGTTCCGAGCACATTTGTTGTCATCGTGTTCCGTTACACCATGCTTGCTCCAATTTCTCGGGAATCAAAGGATGTCGGTGCCAGTTTCGATCATccataaaaacattattacgtttcttttcacGGTAACAACATGAGATGGTTGCTTTTCATTTACGACCATCAAAGGATAACGCGTTCCACTTTGCatgcatatatacatagataacGATGCCACGCATGTTTATACCTGACTTGACATTTCTTTCCGGGATTCGGCGATCTGATAACCATTCGCGAAACCAACGATAGATCCGAAGAACTCGAGATAGCAAAAAGGTTTACGCTCTGGTTGAAGCAGGTTGAAGCGAGTTTAGGTAGCGACGAAAGCGCCTGTTGTACACCGTTTAGGAACAAACGGGCTGTTTGGATGGAGAGCTGCATCGCGAAATAGCCGATCTGTTATTTGGAGGTGTACGTTCGATATCAtatctgaaataaaagttttcgGAAATTCGTAATAATTTCCTAAGAACGATCAATTTATATCCTACCGTTCGATCGTAATTCCAACCGAACGATCACGCAGCGGACCGATCCGCATGGTCGCTTAACCGTTGAGAATTAATCGGTGAATGTTTCACGAGCAGATAGAATGCGGCTGACGTACACGTCAGCGGCCGTCGTTGGCGCCGGGACGGTAGCCGTTTTCCTTTGGTGGTGGTGGACCAAGAGGCAGAAGGAAGCGTTACCCTCGCAATGGCGGAAGGTCGGCGAGCTCAGCGATCTGATCGCGTTTCCGGTGAAATCGCTCGGGTCCGTACGAATGACGTCGATGGATTGTATGCCACTGGGCTTGCAGTCCGGTTGGATGAGGGATCGGACTCTGTTGGTCATCGACCTCAACGGACACTTTGTCACCGCCAGACAAGTCCCAAAGATGGTCCAGGTAAGAAATTTTATCGTGCAAAAATTTCCCACGAATATGATCATAGAAGCTGCGGAACTAGAACAAGTAATGCCGAGGGTTTCGGTTAGTTCttaattgtagaattttaGCAAACGATTTCACTTTTGTATGTCGATAGTTCGTCATCGCAGTACATGATAGTCCGCGTTTACATGACACGAGTTTACACATCTTGTCTTGATTCGCAACGAAACAGCTAATCTAATCAGCGTAATTCCTACGAAGATGCTGTTTGTTTTTCTCTGTAAGAAAACGGGTGCACCGTTGCTCGAGATAACCAGGAGGACAAATCACTGTCCAGCTATTTTTAGATTTCGGTTCGCGCGCGGTCCTAGGAATCGAGTTTTCTAGATGCTTAGGTGAAGGCTTTAATTCATATAGAACGCGAGACTTTTATAATCGAAATTAACGGACCGTTTTATCATCGTGAAAAGTCACGGAATTAATAGCCAGGCTAGGAAGCGAACGATTAATTCGTTTCGCGATGCGTTCTTCCTTCGTGGAACGCTCTTGTTCTTTGTGGCGTTTCTGGCTCAatcttttacataaaattagaaatgttcattatttttacattggAAATTTCGGGTAATTCAATCGAACCTGCGTTACTTGATCGTTTTACATAGTACTAAACACGTATTGTTTGAGTCCAGGTGACACCCAGTTTCTCCGGATCAGTTCTCACGCTTTCCGCTCCGGGAATGATGTCCATGTCCCTCGATTTGTCACAAATCAAAGGTAAGGGATTCCGCGTGGCTGTTTGGGGTCAGATCGTGGCAGCATGCGATTGCGGCGAAGAACCAGCAAGATGGTTGTCACGGTTTCTTCTTCAGGAAGATGTTGGCTACAGGCTGGTCTACTATCCATTGCAGTATCCGATGCGAGAAATCAGGAAGAAGAACAACGGATTCTTGTTAACCAAGAACGACACTGTAAGTTTCTCgtgttcgtttcgtttcgtttgcaaaatatacatgtatggtTTTCTTGCACAGGGAGCCTATCCAGACGCCACCAGCTATTGCCTGATAAACGAAAGTTCGGTGATGGACCTGAATACTCGACTAGAAAAGTCGATAAATGCTGAACAGTTTCGTCCAAATTTCGTCATAAAAGGCGCCGCTCCGTACGAAGAGGATACTTGGGGCTGGGTGAAGATCGGCGATGTGATCTTCAAGAACGTTATGCCGTGCACCAGGTGTATCTTCACTACCATCGATCCGACGACGGGTGAAAAGAATCCTCAGACCGAACCCTTGAAAACTCTTAGAGCGTATGTcctgaaatacaatttatcttTCATCAACTCTGTTgcgtttgttatttattatctttacTCTGCTACTGTCTATCGTTTAC
It contains:
- the LOC128874388 gene encoding mitochondrial amidoxime-reducing component 1, translating into MILDRMRLTYTSAAVVGAGTVAVFLWWWWTKRQKEALPSQWRKVGELSDLIAFPVKSLGSVRMTSMDCMPLGLQSGWMRDRTLLVIDLNGHFVTARQVPKMVQVTPSFSGSVLTLSAPGMMSMSLDLSQIKGKGFRVAVWGQIVAACDCGEEPARWLSRFLLQEDVGYRLVYYPLQYPMREIRKKNNGFLLTKNDTGAYPDATSYCLINESSVMDLNTRLEKSINAEQFRPNFVIKGAAPYEEDTWGWVKIGDVIFKNVMPCTRCIFTTIDPTTGEKNPQTEPLKTLRAYRQITDPGFRKFVGDSPVLGIHLGLRSSNGTVRLGDPVYVSESTERLPRPLITPP